In the genome of Deltaproteobacteria bacterium PRO3, the window TCAAGAGGACGATGAAATTGGCGATGGGGATCAGCATCAAGACGCCCCACCATCCCGGCTTGCCGCGCCGTTCGGCGATCTTCATCCACACCAGCACCAAGATCACCAAATTGACGATCGGGATGATGAGTAGGATGATCCACCAGATAGGCTTCTGGGCGAGCTGGAGGATGAACACGATGTTGACGATCGGGATCAGGGACATGATAAATCCCTTCCCGAAGGACACGCCGAGCTTTTCTCCGATCTTCGCCAGACAGAACGCGAAAAAGATGTAGGCCACCAGGTAGCCGACGAGGATACCGATTCCCACGCCGCTTCCCATGACCTGTTCCATTTGCATCTGCATCTGTGCTTGTTCTGGGGTCATAAGCCTCCCTTTCTGGATGAGGTGTAGGGACTTTGTAACATAAGCCCAAAAGAGAGGCACTTAAAAACTTCTTTAAATTACGGCTTGTTCGGGACCAGTTTCGATGGGGGCTTGTGGACAATTGTCATCCAGCCTTGCGGCGATCCGAACCTCGGCCTCGCGGCGCAGGGCCTCAGCCCCCGCCTCGAGCCCCTGCCCCTGATAGGGCGTTACGGCGATGGGCGGCAGGACCTCCAGCTCCATCCGGGATTTGCCGCTGAGCAGGCGCGAGTGCTTGGGGATGGCGTGCAGGGAATTCCGGATCACGATGGGAAGGACGTCGTAACCGGACTCGACGGCGAGGCGGAAGGCGCCGATCTTGAAGGGACGAAGTTTTCCGTCGTGGGACCGGCTGCCCTCCGGGAAAAAAAACACTGAGGAGCCCTTGTCCAACCACTCGCGGCAGCGCCGCAGGCATTCCTCCCGGCTCTCGGGGTTGCCGCGGTCGATGGGGACGTAGCCGTTGAAGCTCATGTTCCAGCCGAGCAGGGGCACCTTGAAGAGGGATTTCTTCGCCACCCACTTGAAGTGCAGGTAGGTATTGAAGACGCAGAGGATGTCCGCCATGGACTGGTGGTTGGCGACGATCACGTAGGCCTTGCGGCGGTCGACGCCGGCGAGGCCGCTCTTCTCCAGCGACCAGAAGGGATTGAACCAGAGGTAGAGGCTGGACCAAAAGCAGCTGTACTGCTGCAAGGCCCGCAAATTGGGGTCGAAGGGCTTGGTAAGGAC includes:
- a CDS encoding signal peptidase I, giving the protein MTPEQAQMQMQMEQVMGSGVGIGILVGYLVAYIFFAFCLAKIGEKLGVSFGKGFIMSLIPIVNIVFILQLAQKPIWWIILLIIPIVNLVILVLVWMKIAERRGKPGWWGVLMLIPIANFIVLLILAFGKGGGAAATA
- a CDS encoding 1-acyl-sn-glycerol-3-phosphate acyltransferase gives rise to the protein MKSPLPGRMLRRLGLVLVNVLFWAFFVVTSMVLVVGAFFLRVLTKPFDPNLRALQQYSCFWSSLYLWFNPFWSLEKSGLAGVDRRKAYVIVANHQSMADILCVFNTYLHFKWVAKKSLFKVPLLGWNMSFNGYVPIDRGNPESREECLRRCREWLDKGSSVFFFPEGSRSHDGKLRPFKIGAFRLAVESGYDVLPIVIRNSLHAIPKHSRLLSGKSRMELEVLPPIAVTPYQGQGLEAGAEALRREAEVRIAARLDDNCPQAPIETGPEQAVI